From Rutidosis leptorrhynchoides isolate AG116_Rl617_1_P2 chromosome 3, CSIRO_AGI_Rlap_v1, whole genome shotgun sequence, a single genomic window includes:
- the LOC139897657 gene encoding spermidine synthase 1-like: MTDTVTDSPMKKLRDGEGKGAAVNGGGNISSVIPGWFSEISPMWPGEAHSLKVEKILFQGKSDYQDVMVFQSATYGKVLVLDGVIQLTERDECAYQEMISHLPLCSIPNPKKVLVIGGGDGGVLREVARHSSIEHIDICEIDKMVVDVSKEYFPDVAVGYEDPRVTLHVGDGVAFLKAAKEGSYDAVIVDSSDPIGPAQELFEKPFFESVAKALRPGGVMCTQAESIWLHMHIIEDIVTNCRQIFKGSVKYAWTTVPTYPSGVIGFMLCSTEGPQVDFKNPVNLLDAAMDSQSKSSLKFYNQEIHSAAFCLPNFAKKVIEAKVEN; the protein is encoded by the exons ATGACGGACACCGTGACAGATTCTCCGATGAAGAAACTCAGAGACGGTGAAGGTAAAGGCGCCGCCGTCAATGGCGGTGGAAACATATCCTCTGTTATTCCTGGTTGGTTTTCAGAGATTAGCCCAATGTGGCCTG GAGAAGCACACTCTTTGAAGGTAGAAAAGATTCTATTTCAGGGCAAGTCTGACTACCAAGATGTTATGGTATTCCAG TCTGCAACATATGGGAAGGTTCTTGTTTTGGATGGTGTTATTCAACTTACAGAAAGAGATGAATGTGCATATCAAGAAATGATTTCTCATCTCCCTCTATGTTCGATTCCTAATCCCAAGAAG GTTCTGGTTATTGGAGGAGGAGATGGTGGTGTTTTACGTGAAGTTGCTCGCCATTCTTCGATTGAGCATATCGATATatgcgagattgataaaatggtggTCGAT GTTTCTAAAGAATACTTTCCAGATGTAGCTGTTGGATATGAAGATCCACGTGTTACACTACACGTTGGTGATG GAGTGGCATTTTTAAAGGCTGCAAAAGAAGGAAGTTATGATGCTGTTATTGTTGATTCTTCAGATCCTATAG GTCCCGCACAAGAACTTTTTGAGAAGCCATTTTTTGAGTCGGTTGCAAAAGCACTTCGTCCCGGTGGGGTGATGTGTACTCAAGCTGAAAGCATATGGCTACACATGCATATCATCGAAGATATTGTTACCAATTGCCGCCAGATTTTTAAAGGCTCCGTCAAATATGCATGGACCACAGTTCCTACATATCCGAG TGGGGTTATTGGGTTTATGCTATGCTCAACCGAGGGACCACAAGTTGATTTCAAAAACCCAGTCAACCTTCTAGATGCTGCTATGGACAGCCAAAGCAAGTCATCCTTGAAGTTCTACAACCAAGAG ATTCATTCAGCTGCTTTCTGCTTACCAAATTTTGCTAAAAAGGTGATTGAAGCCAAAGTAGAAAACTGA
- the LOC139897658 gene encoding threonine--tRNA ligase, mitochondrial 1-like, which translates to MRCSKPLWRFSLNFRRYPPFTTLIHRNSFKQLRCLYSSSPVQMGKAANSATKSSLTIVKNDAYLQSVIPKRIQLFESIKSQQIAHLQSISGDPIKVKLPDGTVKEGKKWETTPLDIAKELSKSLASNALISKVDGVLWDMTRPLEGDCELTIFTFDSNEGRDTFWHSSAHILGQALEMTYGCKLCIGPCTTRGEGFYYDGFYGDLGLNDDHFDQIVNGAKKAVAEKQPFERIEVTREQALEMFSDNQFKVEIISSLPEDKTITVYRCGPLVDLCRGPHIPNTAFVKAIACLKASAAYWKGDKDRESLQRVYGISYPDQKRLKEYIALLEEAKKYDHRELGKKQELFFFHPLSPGSCFFLPHGTRITDKLMSFIRGEYRKRGYQEVTTPNMYNMQLWETSGHAANYKENMFVFDIEKQEFGLKPMNCPGHCLIFDNRVRSYRELPLRLADFGVLHRNEASGALTGLTRVRRFQQDDAHIFCRESQIKDEVKAVLEFISYAYDKFGFTFDLKLSTRPEKYLGDLETWDKAEKALEDALNEFGQAWQINEADGAFYGPKIDISVSDAMKRKFQCATLQLDFQLPQRFNLTYSAEDETKRERPVMIHRAILGSVERMFAILLEHYKGKWPFWLSPRQAIVCPVSDKSQAYGQQVKDQIDGAGYYVDIDTSDRTIQKKVREAQLAQYNYILVVGEEEANTGKVSVRVRDKQEHSVKTIPDLLQHFKEEVDNFH; encoded by the exons ATGCGATGTTCTAAACCACTGTGGCGTTTCTCACTTAATTTCCGCCGTTATCCGCCGTTTACCACACTAATCCATCGCAACTCTTTTAAACAACTCCGGTGTCTATATTCATCGTCTCCGGTACAAATGGGGAAAGCTGCAAACTcagcaacaaaatcttcacttacaATCGTTAAAAATGATGCTTACCTTCAATCAGTTATCCCTAAACGTATCCAACTGTTTGAATCTATCAAATCGCAACAGATTGCTCATCTTCAGTCAATTTCCGGTGACCCAATCAA GGTTAAGTTACCTGATGGGACAGTGAAGGAAGGGAAGAAATGGGAAACAACTCCACTGGATATAGCGAAAGAGTTATCCAAAAGCTTGGCTTCGAATGCATTGATTTCTAAGGTTGATGGAGTTTTGTGGGATATGACAAGACCCTTGGAAGGCGACTGCGAGTTAACAATCTTCACCTTTGATAGTAACGAGGGTCGTGATACGTTTTGGCATTCGAGTGCTCATATTCTTGGGCAG GCTCTCGAAATGACATATGGCTGCAAGTTGTGTATCGGGCCATGTACTACAAGAGGAGAG GGTTTCTACTATGATGGTTTTTACGGTGACCTTGGCTTAAATGATGATCACTTTGATCAAATTGTTAACGGAGCAAAGAAGGCCGTTGCG GAGAAACAACCTTTTGAGCGAATTGAAGTTACACGAGAGCAGGCTCTTGAAATGTTCTCTGATAACCAGTTTAAG GTTGAGATTATTAGCAGCTTACCCGAAGACAAGACTATTACGGTCTACAGGTGTGGTCCGTTAGTTGATCTGTGTCGTGGACCCCATATACCGAATACTGCTTTTGTCAAAGCAATTGCTTGCCTGAAG GCTTCGGCAGCTTACTGGAAGGGTGACAAAGACCGTGAGAGCTTACAAAGAGTTTATGGGATATCTTATCCTGACCAAAAACGTCTCAAG GAATACATCGCCCTGTTAGAAGAAGCCAAAAAGTATGACCACAGAGAGTTGGGCAAGAAGCAGGAACTTTTCTTTTTCCACCCACTTAG CCCAGGAAGTTGTTTCTTTCTTCCACATGGTACTCGAATAACTGATAAATTGATGTCCTTTATTCGAGGAGAGTATCGCAAAAGAGGTTACCAAGAG GTTACTACACCTAATATGTACAACATGCAACTGTGGGAAACATCAGGTCATGCAGCCAATTACAAAGAGAACATGTTTGTATTTGAT ATCGAAAAGCAAGAGTTTGGGCTTAAGCCAATGAATTGTCCAGGACATTGTTTGATATTTGATAACAGAGTTCGTTCTTACAGGG AACTTCCACTTCGTTTAGCTGACTTCGGAGTTCTGCATCGTAATGAAGCCAGTGGTGCATTGACTGGTTTGACTCGTGTACGAAGATTTCAGCAG GATGATGCTCATATTTTCTGTAGAGAATCCCAG ATAAAAGACGAAGTTAAGGCTGTTCTAGAATTCATCAGTTACGCGTATGACAAATTTGGTTTCACCTTTGATTTGAAGCTGTCCACG AGGCCAGAGAAATATCTTGGAGATTTGGAAACATGGGATAAAGCCGAGAAAGCACTTGAAGATGCATTGAACGAATTTGGACAGGCCTGGCAG ATCAATGAAGCTGACGGGGCATTTTACGGTCCAAAAATTGATATATCTGTTTCTGACGCAATGAAAAGGAAATTTCAGTGTGCAACCTTGCAG TTGGATTTTCAACTCCCACAACGCTTCAATTTAACTTACTCTGCTGAAGATGAGACTAAAAGGGAGAGGCCCGTTATGATACACAGAGCTATTTTAGGGTCAGTGGAACGCATGTTTGCGATACTTTTGGAGCACTACAAGGGAAAATGGCCATTCTGGCTCAGCCCTCGTCAAGCAATTGTTTGCCCGGTTTCTGACAAGTCTCAAGCTTATGGTCAACAG GTAAAAGACCAGATTGATGGTGCTGGTTATTATGTTGACATTGATACATCTGATAGAACAATCCAGAAGAAGGTGCGAGAAGCTCAGCTGGCACAGTACAATTACATTCTTGttgttggtgaagaagaagctaacACTGGAAAG GTAAGTGTGCGAGTGAGGGATAAACAAGAGCATTCGGTGAAGACAATTCCAGATCTCCTTCAACATTTCAAGGAAGAAGTTGACAATTTTCATTAG